TGGACCGACCTGCGCGAGCGCGTCAAGACGCATGGATTGCGCAACTCCAACACCATGGCCATCGCCCCGACCGCAACGATCTCCAACATCTGCGGCGTATCGCAGTCGATCGAGCCGACCTACCAGAACCTGTTCGTCAAATCGAACCTCTCGGGCGAGTTCACCGTCATCAACCCCTATCTGGTCGCCGACCTCAAGCAACGCGACCTCTGGGACGATGTCATGGTCAACGACCTCAAATACTACGACGGCTCCGTACAGCCCATCGACCGCGTGCCGGCCGACCTCAAGGCGCTCTACGCCACCGCCTTCGAACTCGACTCGCGCTGGCTCATCGAGGCCGCCTCGCGCCGCCAGAAATGGCTCGATCAGGCCCAATCGCTGAACCTCTACATGGCCCAGCCCTCCGGCCGCGCGCTCGACAACCTCTACAAACTCGCCTGGGTACGTGGCCTCAAAACCACCTACTACCTGCGCTCCATGGGAGCCACCCACGCCGGCAAATCCACCGTCGTCGAGCCCACCCAGAGCAGTCACACCCGGCAATACAGCGCCGACACAGTCAAGAGCGCAACGCTGGTTGCCGAGCAAGGCGAAGGCCCGAAGGTCTGCTCCATCCTGGAGCCTGACTGCGAAGCCTGCCAGTAAACAAAACCCGCGTGGCGGCTGGATTCCAGCCGCCACGCGTACACCACGCACGCATCACATTGAAGAGGAACCTGCCATGCTGAACTGGGACGACCCACTGACCCCTGCCGCCGCCCGCCAGCCCGCCAGCGCCCTGCCCACCAACGCCGCCGACGCACCGACCGGCACACCGACCGAACCCCCCGCTGCCGCACCGACACTCGGCGCCAGGCCCGTGCGCGCCGAAGACAAACGCATCGTCAACGGCATGGCCGACATCAACCAGCTCGCCCCGTTCAAATACCCCTGGGCGTGGAAATACTTCCTCAACGCCAACAAGAATCACTGGACGCCGCTGGACATCAACATGGCGCAAGACGTTCACGACTACCACCACAAACTCACCGTCGAAGAACGCCACGTCTACGAAAACGTACTCGCCTACCTCACCACGGCCGACATACTCGCTATGCGCAACGTCGCCATCGCCGTGATGGAAAAGATGAGCGCCCCGGAGTTGCAAATCTATCAGGCGCGCCAGGCCTATGAAGAAGCCCTGCACACCTGGACCTACCAGCACTGCATCGAAACCATCGGCCTCGACCAGGGCGAAATCTACAACCGCTACCGCGTCGTGCCCGAAATCAACGCCAAAATCCGCATGACACAGCAGCGCCTCGACGCCGTATGCAGCGCCGACATCGACCTGCACGACCGCGAACAGCTGCACACCTTCCTCATGTCCTATATCTTCTTCGCCGCCGTGTTCGAAGGCAGCTGGTTCTACAACGGCTTCAGCCCCATCTTCGCCCTCCAGCGCCGCGGCCTCATGAAAGGCACCGCCGAACAACTGCAATACATCATGCGCGACGAAGTCATGCACGCCAGCTTCGGCATCCGCGTCGCCAAGCAACTCATGCAGGAAGAAAACATCCGCCCCGACCCCCAAGCCCTGCGCGACATGTGGGACCAGGCCGAAGCCTGCGAGACAGGCTACGCCAGCTACATCCTGCGCGACCCCATCCTCGGCTATTCCGCCGACCTCCACGTCGAACAGTTCCGCTACGTCGCCAACCGCCGCGCCGCACAACTCGGGCTGGAAGAAGTCCCCTTCCCCGGCGCCGAAGCCGCCCTACCCTGGCTCGACGAACAAGCCAATCTGCGTAAGGAAAAGAATTTCTTCGAAACGCGGGTGACGGAGTATCAGACGGGGGGGGCGTTGAGTTGGGATTGATTGGATGGATGTCCTCGAGCTATTGCAATGTCTCAGAAATCACATCCGATAAGAAACGGAATCATTGTCGCTGTAGTTAGCAGCATCCTTGTTTCCGCAATACCCTCAGCAAGAGATGCTGCGGGCAAATGTTTTCTTGCATTCTGGAATGAAATCAGTTGGATTAATCACGCATTAACCTCGAGTTACCAAATTCCTGGCTGGTTGATCACTCTCACCACGTTAATAACTTTATACTCCATCATCAATGCCGCGATGGCGGTTCTGAAACAGAGAAGGGGAAATATTCGTTTTCCTCCTATGAACCGCCCCGGGAAACGCGGAGGCTGTTTGGTTGAAGTTAAGCGGCAACGGAGGCTGGCTGCCTGAGTTGCCGGTAGTAGTGTGCCTCAGCTTCTGCGGGCGGGATATAGCCCAGGGGTTCCATCAGGCGTTGGTTGTTGAACCAGGACACCCATTCCAAGGTGGCCCACTCGACGGCATCGGCGGATTTCCAGGGGCCACGCCGATGNNNNNNNNNNNNNNNNNNNNNNNNNNNNNNNNNNNNNNNNNNNNNNNNNNNNNNNNNNNNNNNNNNNNNNNNNNNNNNNNNNNNNNNNNNNNNNNNNNNNNNNNNNNNNNNNNNNNNNNNNNNNNNNNNNNNNNNNNNNNNNNNNNNNNNNNNNNNNNNNNNNNNNNNNNNNNNNNNNNNNNNNNNNNNNNNNNNNNNNNNNNNNNNNNNNNNNNNNNNNNNNNNNNNNNNNNNNNNNNNNNNNNNNNNNNNNNNNNNNNNNNNNNNNNNNNNNNNNNNNNNNNNNNNNNNNNNNNNNNNNNNNNNNNNNNNNNNNNNNNNNNNNNNNNNNNNNNNNNNNNNNNNNNNNNNNNNNNNNNNNNNNNNNNNNNNNNNNNNNNNNNNNNNNNNNNNNNNNNNNNNNNNNNNNNNNNNNNNNNNNNNNNNNNNNNNNNNNNNNNNNNNNNNNNNNNNNNNNNNNNNNNNNNNNNNNNNNNNNNNNNNNNNNNNNNNNNNNNNNNNNNNNNNNNNNNNNNNNNNNNNNNNNNNNNNNNNNNNNNNNNNNNNNNNNNNNNNNNNNNNNNNNNNNNNNNNNNNNNNNNNNNNNNNNNNNNNNNNNNNNNNNNNNNNNNNNNNNNNNNNNNNNNNNNNNNNNNNNNNNNNNNNNNNNNNNNNNNNNNNNNNNNNNNNNNNNNNNNNNNNNNNNNNNNNNNNNNNNNNNNNNNNNNNNNNNNNNNNNNNNNNNNNNNNNNNNNNNNNNNNNNNNNNNNNNNNNNNNNNNNNNNNNNNNNNNNNNNNNNNNNNNNNNNNNNNNNNNNNNNNNNNNNNNNNNNNNNNNNNNNNNNNNNNNNNNNNNNNNNNNNNNNNNNNNNNNNNNNNNNNNNNNNNNNNNNNNNNNNNNNNNNNNNNNNNNNNNNNNNNNNNNNNNNNNNNNNNNNNNNNNNNNNNNNNNNNNNNNNNNNNNNNNNNNNNNNNNNNNNNNNNNNNNNNNNNNNNNNNNNNNNNNNNNNNNNNNNNNNNNNNNNNNNNNNNNNNNNNNNNNNNNNNNNNNNNNNNNNNNNNNNNNNNNNNNNNNNNNNNNNNNNNNNNNNNNNNNNNNNNNNNNNNNNNNNNNNNNNNNNNNNNNNNNNNNNNNNNNNNNNNNNNNNNNNNNNNNNNNNNNNNNNNNNNNNNNNNNNNNNNNNNNNNNNNNNNNNNNNNNNNNNNNNNNNNNNNNNNNNNNNNNNNNNNNNNNNNNNNNNNNNNNNNNNNNNNNNNNNNNNNNNNNNNNNNNNNNNNNNNNNNNNNNNNNNNNNNNNNNNNNNNNNNNNNNNNNNNNNNNNNNNNNNNNNNNNNNNNNNNNNNNNNNNNNNNNNNNNNNNNNNNNNNNNNNNNNNNNNNNNNNNNNNNNNNNNNNNNNNNNNNNNNNNNNNNNNNNNNNNNNNNNNNNNNNNNNNNNNNNNNNNNNNNNNNNNNNNNNNNNNNNNNNNNNNNNNNNNNNNNNNNNNNNNNNNNNNNNNNNNNNNNNNNNNNNNNNNNNNNNNNNNNNNNNNNNNNNNNNNNNNNNNNNNNNNNNNNNNNNNNNNNNNNNNNNNNNNNNNNNNNNNNNNNNNNNNNNNNNNNNNNNNNNNNNNNNNNNNNNNNNNNNNNNNNNNNNNNNNNNNNNNNNNNNNNNNNNNNNNNNNNNNNNNNNNNNNNNNNNNNNNNNNNNNNNNNNNNNNNNNNNNNNNNNNNNNNNNNNNNNNNNNNNNNNNNNNNNNNNNNNNNNNNNNNNNNNNNNNNNNNNNNNNNNNNNNNNNNNNNNNNNNNNNNNNNNNNNNNNNNNNNNNNNNNNNNNNNNNNNNNNNNNNNNNNNNNNNNNNNNNNNNNNNNNNNNNNNNNNNNNTCCTCTACGGTAATGCGTGTGGCGTGCGCCACATGCTCATCGTGCCACCATGCCGTTCCCGGCCCCGAGGCGGGGCATCTCCTGGCGCACGATGTCCCAGATGAAGCCGGCCAGCTCACGGGCGATCGCCACGCACACCCGTTTGACGTTCTTGCCCGCCTGGGTCAGGGTGCGGTAGCGGCCACAGAGTCTTTTCTGTGCCCGCCAGGCGATCGCCTTGGCCTGTTCCGGGGCCGCTTTGGCCTTGCGTTTGAGGTGCATCGTCTGACGCGCCGGGAACCGATAGCTCCAGGCACACTCCACCAGCATGCGGCGCGCATGGGCATTGCCGGTCAGGGTGATCGCGCCCTGGCGTCGTCGGCCGCCGCTGCTGTGTTCACTCGGCACCCGCCCCAGGTAGGCCATGAGCTGTTTGGGTGACTCGAAGCGGCTGATATCGCCAAGCTCCGCCAACAGCACGATGGCGGCCAGTGTGTCGATGCCGCGCAAGGCCACCAGCGCATCCACCACCGGGGCCAATGACCAGTTCGGCAGGGCCTGCATCAATTGGGCGGTAAGATCGGCCACGCGTCGAGAGGCGGCCTTGACCGCGTCGATGTACTCCTGCAGCACCACCTGCAGCCAGGGTTGTTCGAAGCGGATCGATGCCATCCAGTTGAAGTGGGTCGCCGTCCAGCGTGTCTTGCCCGTGGGCCAGTGATGCCCGTGGCGCAACAAAAATCCGTTGAGCTGCTGGCGTGCCTTGCGCTCCTGACCCTTCATGTCGTCCCGCGCCCGCGTCAGATCCCGCATCGCTTCCTGCTCGGCGTCCGGCACCCACACCGGCGTCAGTTCGCCAGCCCGTAACAGCCGCGCCAGCTTCAGCGCATCACGCCGGTCGGTCTTGACCCGCTCGCCCGCCTTCTTCGGAATCAGCGAAGGCGCCACCACCTGACAGTCATGCCCCGCCGCGACCAGCCGCCGATACAATCCGTAACCACACGGGCCGGCCTCATAGCAAAACTGCAACAAGGCGCCCTCGAACTCGGCGCTCAGGCGATCCAGCCATCGGCTCACCTTCTTCGGCTCATGGGCGATCTCTCCCCGGTACAGGGGTTCATCGCGCCCTGGCAGGGCGACCGCCACCGCAATCGTGTCCTTGTGAACGTCCAGTCCGACGTAGGCGGCATATCGCTCCGTCACGATCGGTGCCGAAGTCTGGTTTGCGCTATCCTCTTTCATGACCTGTCCTCCTCAATGTGGCTCTGTGGCGGGAGTGATTTCCCAACCCACCCCAACATAACCCACGTGCGTTGAGGTTGGGCAGGTCAAAACATCATGTCTAGCGAAACTCCATACAAGCGCTTGGAAAAGGGCGTGGGAAAAAGCGGGATTACCGTCTACAGACAGAGGAACTCGAAAAGGCGTACACAACCGGCGTCATACTTGCGGTCGCACACTGAGAGCGGCCGGGGTATCGCAGGAAACTCGAGAAGCGCTAATCGGCCACGCCAATGGGGACATCACGACGCACTACTCGGCGGCAGAACTGTGGGAACTAGTGTAGTGCGTCATTCTGTTTGGAACTTAAGCGCCGATTGGCGCGGACTACCTTCTGGAGGATGTCATTGGCACTGGCCGTCCAGATGAATGATTTCGGTTGCCGATTATGCTCAGCGATAGAGTCCTCAATCGCGTGGATCAGTTCCGGTACGCTGGTGAACACGCCACGGCGCAGTTGCTGGGTGGTGATGTCACGAAAGAAGCGCTCCACCCTGTTGAGCCAGGACGCGGAGGTGGGCGTGAAGTGGATGTGAAAGCGTGGGTGCTTGGCCAGCCACTGTTTCACTTTCGGATGCTTGTGCGTAGCGTAGTTGTCGCAGATCAGATGCAGCGCCTTGTCCCGGGGCGTCTCGCGCTCGATCTGGCGCAGGAACTTCAGCCATTCGACATGCTGATGACGCGCCTGACATTGACCGATCACGGTACCATCGAGCACGTTGAGCGCCGCGAACAAGGTGGTGGTGCCATGACGCTTGTAGTCATGGGTCATCGTCGCGGCACGGCCTTTCTTCAAAGGCAGGCCCGGTTGGGTACGGTCCAAGGCCTGGACCTGACTTTTCTCGTCACAGCAGAGCACCAGCGCGTGCGCGGGCGGATTCAGATACAGCCCGACCACGTCTTCAAGCTTTTCGATAAACCGCGGGTCGCGCGAGACCTTGAACGTCTCGATGCGGTGCGGCTTGAGGCCATGCGCTTGCCACACCCGACGAATGCTCGCCTCGCTGACACCGGTGCGCACCGCCATGGACCGCGTGCTCCAATGGGTGGCGTTAGCAGGCCGGGTCTGCGTGGTCAGGCGCACGATCTCGGCCTCGTCCACCGTCTTGGGACGCCCGCCCCGCGGGCGATCCCGATGAATGGCCGCCAGTGCTCCTTGCGCATAACGCCTGCGCCAGCGACCCACTTGCACGCGTCCGATATTCAACGCCTGAGCAATCTCATGGTTGTTCATCCCGCGCGCGGCAAGCAACACAATCGCCGCACGACGCGCTTCGCGCACACTGGCCGTATTGGAATTCTTCAACTGTCTCAGCCGCTTCTCTTCGTCGGCGTCCAACTCAATCACCGGGGCTACTCTCATAGCGCTTGTCCTGCATCTGCCTGTTCCCGTAGTCAGACATCAGGCAGGATCACTAGTGTCCGGAAAAATCTGGCATGACCCTCTATAATCAACTGTTTTTACGAAAATAACATGCCTTTTTCGCCTGTCACCGACTTGAACTGGCCTCCGGGCCAGGCGCACGCTTCAACGCGGTATTCCGGGTTGGAGCGACCAAGTCATGTACACAGGAAAACTCGTGTTCGCACAGGCGATAGATCACCTGCCTTTGCACACACTGCGGCGCTGCATTCAGCTCTACAACGGCAACCGGCACGTCAAACGCTTCAGCTGTCAGGATCAGTACCGATGCATGGCCTTTGCACAGCTCACCTACCGGGAGAGCCTGCGCGACATCGAGGCCTGCCTCAACGCCCAGAGCAACAAGCTCTACCACATGGGCATCCGTTCTCGCATCGCGCGCAGCACACTGGCCGAGGCCAACGAGAAGCGCGACTGGCGCATCTACGCCGACTTTGCTCAGTCACTGATCCAGATCGCCCGGCGACTGTATGCCGACGAGGACCTTGGCCTCGAACTCGACAACACGGTCTACGCGCTCGATGCCTCCACCATCGATCTCTGCTTGTCCGTATTCCCCTGGGCGCATTTCCGGCAAACCAAGGCCGCCGTCAAGCTACACACGTTGCTCGATCTACGCGGCAATATCCCTTCGTTCATCCATATCTCCGACGGCAAGCTTCACGATGTGAATGTGCTCGACCTTCTACTGCCAGAGCCCGGCGCCTTCTACATCGTGGATCGTGGCTATACGGACTTCGAGCGTCTGCATCAGCTTCACCAGGCGTTGGCATTTTTCGTCATTCGCGCCAAGTCCAACCTGCAGTTCCGGCGGGTGTACTCCCGCCCCGTGGACAAACAGACCGGTCTGCGTTGCGATCAAACCATCGCGCTCACTGGTGTCCGCAGCGCCCGGCACTACCCGGACCCACTTCGTCGCATCAAGTACTACGACGCAGAGACCGACAAACGGCTGGTCTTTCTGACCAACAACTTCACGATCCCGGCGATCACCGTAACGGATCTCTACCGGTACCGCTGGCAGGTGGAGCTGTTCTTCAAATGGATCAAGCAGCACCTGCGCATCAAGTCGTTCTTCGGCACGTCAGAAAATGCGGTCAAGACGCAAGTCTGGATCGCCGTCTCCGTCTATGTCCTGGTCGCCATCATCAAGAAGCGACTCGATATCCCGGCCAGTCTCTACTCGATCCTACAGATTTTGAGCCTGACCATTTTCGAAACAATGCCCCTGAATCAATTGCTTACAGAGGATGACCCCGATATGACTCATTCCGACCCCCATAACCAGTTGAATTTATTTGAATAATATTCCGGACACGAGTGAGGCAGGATATTAAGTTCTTTTAATTATGACGCACTACACTAGCGCAAGCAGCCGAAGTGATCACCGGCCGTAGCATCAAGCAGACACCAGCGCTGCATGTGATCGCCCGCACAGCCGCTGTCGGCGTGTCGGAAAACAAAAAGGGGCTAACGGCAAAAAGCTCGCTAACCCCTTGATTTTAATGGCGCGCCCGGAAGGATTCGAACCTCCGACCACCTGGTTCGTAGTTAGGTGAATCTAGGTTTCATGCGGGTTCAGCCCGAATCACGTAAAACGCTAACCGACTGATTTCCTTGCATTCGCGTATTCAACCCGTGTCAGCTAGAATTAGCCAAGCGCCGCAAAATTGGCAACAAATTGGCAACAGATTGGCAACAGCCGCCGACCACCTGACCCGGAACGCAAACATGGCAACTGAGAAGCGCCTTTCCCCACTGGCAATCAAGAACGCGAAAGCCACCACCCGCGACCGTTGGCTAAACGATGGTGGAGGTTTGTTTCTGCATGTCCGGCCATCCGGTAGCAAGGCGTGGCGGCTGCGATACACCATCAACGGCAAGCGGCGAGTCAAGAACCTGGGCGATGCCGGCGTAGTGAGTGCCCGCGAAGCACGCGACGCCGCGCATAAGGCACGCAAGCTGGTTGAGCAAGGGCTAGATCCGATTGAAGAGGAGGCCGCCGCACGCGAGGCCGAACGCAAAGAACTGGAACAGCGGCGCACCTTCGAGGATGCCTTGAACCGATGGGCCGAACTTGAGCTATCGAGCCGCAAGGACGGGGGCGCGGAAAGCATACGTGCCCTGCGTAAGGACGTGCTGCCGGTCTTGGGTGGCCGTCTGCTGGACGAAATCACACGCGGCGATGTGCTGGACGCGCTGGACGGGATCAAAGCCAGAGGCGCCGCCATTATGGCGAACCGCACCTTTGGCGACCTGCGGCAATTTTTTAACTGGTGCGCGTCACGCGAATGGGTGAGCGACAGTCCCTTGCGAGGCGTCAGAAAGGAAAACATCGGCGGACGGGAAAAAGAACGCGACCGGATACTGTCGGCGGGCGAATTGATAGAGCTACGCGACAAGCTACCGGGCGCGAACCTTGAACCGCAAACCGTGGCGGCGGTCTGGATAATGCTTGCGACACTTTGCCGGGTGGGCGAGTTAATTCAAGCCAGATGGGAAGATATCGACCTTGAAAGCGGCACGTGGAGGATACCGGCGACCAACGCCAAGAACGCACGCGAGCATGTCGTTTTTCTGTCCGACCTTGCGATGCGGCAATTCGCCATTTTGCGCGAACGTACCGGGTGTGGCGAATGGGTAATGTTGTCGCCTTCAAAGGACGGTCACATAGGCATGAAAACCATCACGAAGCAGATACGCGACCGCATGCGCGAGGAACCCTTGAGCAACCGCACCAAGGCCGCAGGCGCATTAATCCTGACCGGCGGAGCATGGACACCGCACGACTTACGCCGAACAGGTGCAACGCTGATGGGTGAATTAGGCGTTTTGGGGGAAGTAATCGAGCGATGCTTAAACCACGTTGAGCC
This genomic stretch from Acidihalobacter ferrooxydans harbors:
- a CDS encoding IS110 family transposase, with amino-acid sequence MKEDSANQTSAPIVTERYAAYVGLDVHKDTIAVAVALPGRDEPLYRGEIAHEPKKVSRWLDRLSAEFEGALLQFCYEAGPCGYGLYRRLVAAGHDCQVVAPSLIPKKAGERVKTDRRDALKLARLLRAGELTPVWVPDAEQEAMRDLTRARDDMKGQERKARQQLNGFLLRHGHHWPTGKTRWTATHFNWMASIRFEQPWLQVVLQEYIDAVKAASRRVADLTAQLMQALPNWSLAPVVDALVALRGIDTLAAIVLLAELGDISRFESPKQLMAYLGRVPSEHSSGGRRRQGAITLTGNAHARRMLVECAWSYRFPARQTMHLKRKAKAAPEQAKAIAWRAQKRLCGRYRTLTQAGKNVKRVCVAIARELAGFIWDIVRQEMPRLGAGNGMVAR
- a CDS encoding IS630 family transposase — translated: MRVAPVIELDADEEKRLRQLKNSNTASVREARRAAIVLLAARGMNNHEIAQALNIGRVQVGRWRRRYAQGALAAIHRDRPRGGRPKTVDEAEIVRLTTQTRPANATHWSTRSMAVRTGVSEASIRRVWQAHGLKPHRIETFKVSRDPRFIEKLEDVVGLYLNPPAHALVLCCDEKSQVQALDRTQPGLPLKKGRAATMTHDYKRHGTTTLFAALNVLDGTVIGQCQARHQHVEWLKFLRQIERETPRDKALHLICDNYATHKHPKVKQWLAKHPRFHIHFTPTSASWLNRVERFFRDITTQQLRRGVFTSVPELIHAIEDSIAEHNRQPKSFIWTASANDILQKVVRANRRLSSKQNDALH
- a CDS encoding tyrosine-type recombinase/integrase yields the protein MATEKRLSPLAIKNAKATTRDRWLNDGGGLFLHVRPSGSKAWRLRYTINGKRRVKNLGDAGVVSAREARDAAHKARKLVEQGLDPIEEEAAAREAERKELEQRRTFEDALNRWAELELSSRKDGGAESIRALRKDVLPVLGGRLLDEITRGDVLDALDGIKARGAAIMANRTFGDLRQFFNWCASREWVSDSPLRGVRKENIGGREKERDRILSAGELIELRDKLPGANLEPQTVAAVWIMLATLCRVGELIQARWEDIDLESGTWRIPATNAKNAREHVVFLSDLAMRQFAILRERTGCGEWVMLSPSKDGHIGMKTITKQIRDRMREEPLSNRTKAAGALILTGGAWTPHDLRRTGATLMGELGVLGEVIERCLNHVEPSKIRRTYQRHEYRAEKREAWMRLGDYLDDLLTGRSRKVVNIQRA
- a CDS encoding IS4 family transposase, yielding MYTGKLVFAQAIDHLPLHTLRRCIQLYNGNRHVKRFSCQDQYRCMAFAQLTYRESLRDIEACLNAQSNKLYHMGIRSRIARSTLAEANEKRDWRIYADFAQSLIQIARRLYADEDLGLELDNTVYALDASTIDLCLSVFPWAHFRQTKAAVKLHTLLDLRGNIPSFIHISDGKLHDVNVLDLLLPEPGAFYIVDRGYTDFERLHQLHQALAFFVIRAKSNLQFRRVYSRPVDKQTGLRCDQTIALTGVRSARHYPDPLRRIKYYDAETDKRLVFLTNNFTIPAITVTDLYRYRWQVELFFKWIKQHLRIKSFFGTSENAVKTQVWIAVSVYVLVAIIKKRLDIPASLYSILQILSLTIFETMPLNQLLTEDDPDMTHSDPHNQLNLFE
- a CDS encoding ribonucleotide-diphosphate reductase subunit beta; translation: MLNWDDPLTPAAARQPASALPTNAADAPTGTPTEPPAAAPTLGARPVRAEDKRIVNGMADINQLAPFKYPWAWKYFLNANKNHWTPLDINMAQDVHDYHHKLTVEERHVYENVLAYLTTADILAMRNVAIAVMEKMSAPELQIYQARQAYEEALHTWTYQHCIETIGLDQGEIYNRYRVVPEINAKIRMTQQRLDAVCSADIDLHDREQLHTFLMSYIFFAAVFEGSWFYNGFSPIFALQRRGLMKGTAEQLQYIMRDEVMHASFGIRVAKQLMQEENIRPDPQALRDMWDQAEACETGYASYILRDPILGYSADLHVEQFRYVANRRAAQLGLEEVPFPGAEAALPWLDEQANLRKEKNFFETRVTEYQTGGALSWD